CTTGCGCGCGAGCGGATCGACGAAACCCGCTGCATTGGCGAGCGGCGCGCCGAACCAGCCGCCGCCGGGCATCATTCCGCCGACGGCGAAGCCGCCGACCCCATAGGCCGCGTTGCGAAGCCATTCGCGGCGTGAAGTCTTGATGAGCATCCGGGTTCCCTCCTGTCGAGGAGCCTTTGTCAGAAGCGATAGACGAAGTCGTTGCTGTTCAGCACGGTGTGGACGAGATCGACGAAGGCCGACGCGCGCAGCGGGTCGCCGAATTTGGCCTTCACGATCGGCAGCGCCAGCGCCAGCCTGCCGTCTTCGGCCTTGCCGGCGATGGTCTCGCGATGACGATCGAGGAAGGCGAGCAGAGCGGAGCGTTCCGCATCGGTCGGCTTGCGGCTGAACAACACGAGATACAGCCTTTCGATCTGCGCCGATTCATCGGCGCCGGCCTCGGCGATGATGCGTCCGGCGAGCGCCTGCGACCATTGAAACACGATGTCGCTGTTGTAGAGCGTCAGCGCCTGCAGCGGCGTCGTGGTCACGTCGCGCTTGCTGTGGATCTGCTGCGAGTTCGCCATGTCGAAAGTTTCGAGCATCGGATAGGGCAGGCTGCGCCGCGTGAAGATGTAGAGGCTGCGACGGTTGAAATCCTTCGGATCCTTGGCCGTCGACCATGACGGATCATAGTTGAAATTGCTGCCCCCGGTCAGATTGGCCGGAATGGGCGGGAACACGCTCGGACCGCCGATCTGCTCGTTCAGCGCGCCCGAGGCGACGAGAATGGAGTCGCGGATCTCTTCCGCCTCGAGGCGTTTGCGCGGGAAGACGGCGACGAGCTTGTTGTCGGGGTCGGCTTTGGCGACATCCTCGCGATGCGCGGATGATTGACGATAGGTGGAGGAGAGAAGAATGGCGCGATGCAGCTTCTTCACGCTCCAGCCGTCCTGAACGAAATCGGAGGCCAGAAAATCGAGCAGCTCCTGATTGGTCGGCTTGTCGCCGGCCTTGCCGAAGTCGCTGACCGTGCCGACGACGCCCTTGCCGAAATATTGGTTCCACACGCGATTGACGAAGACGCGCGCGGTGAGCGGGTTCTTCTCGCTGGCCAGCCAGTCGGCGAGCGCCGTGCGGCGGCCGGAAGAGGTCGCGGTGGGATTGATGTTCGGCTTCTCGCTGGTCATCGCCTCCGGAAAGGCCGGCTGCACTTCCTCGAGCGGCTTCTCGTGATTGCCGACGAAGAGCACATGCGTCGGCGGCGAATCATTGTGGCCGAGCTCGGTCGCCGCGGTGTAGTTGAGCGAGCCTTTGCTCGGACGCAGATTCTGGAGCTTGCGCAGCTCGGCGGTGAGCTTTTGGTACTCCTCCGCCTTCTTGACGATATCCGC
The sequence above is a segment of the Methylosinus trichosporium OB3b genome. Coding sequences within it:
- a CDS encoding DUF1549 and DUF1553 domain-containing protein — its product is MMKPLRRSAYALLLSASTIVLAVADEQKPSPGGGAESPTRATRLHWAWQPVQRPPIPNVEKKEWVRTALDAFVLAKINANGLSPSPAADRATFIRRATLDVWGLIPTPEEVAAFESDQSPEAYEKLIDRLLASPRYGERQARMWLDLARYADSSGFQNDVARPNMFRYRDYVIKAFNEDKPYSQFIREQIAGDEIAPGNQDVLVATGFLAGYPDNSNSRDLVQRKYQITTDMTDTVGQAILGTTVGCARCHNHKSDKFSQKDYFSLQAFFANTAFDEKIPARKGETEAAYEKDRAIYDEATKAIRARQKEIIDSVREAAYKYHKERYLTDSRESIFKPKEQWNALDRWVNHRLDAVTDDTQLGVYLRYTADDKSAPGYSADIVKKAEEYQKLTAELRKLQNLRPSKGSLNYTAATELGHNDSPPTHVLFVGNHEKPLEEVQPAFPEAMTSEKPNINPTATSSGRRTALADWLASEKNPLTARVFVNRVWNQYFGKGVVGTVSDFGKAGDKPTNQELLDFLASDFVQDGWSVKKLHRAILLSSTYRQSSAHREDVAKADPDNKLVAVFPRKRLEAEEIRDSILVASGALNEQIGGPSVFPPIPANLTGGSNFNYDPSWSTAKDPKDFNRRSLYIFTRRSLPYPMLETFDMANSQQIHSKRDVTTTPLQALTLYNSDIVFQWSQALAGRIIAEAGADESAQIERLYLVLFSRKPTDAERSALLAFLDRHRETIAGKAEDGRLALALPIVKAKFGDPLRASAFVDLVHTVLNSNDFVYRF